The following coding sequences lie in one Vitis vinifera cultivar Pinot Noir 40024 chromosome 19, ASM3070453v1 genomic window:
- the LOC132253476 gene encoding homeobox-leucine zipper protein ROC2-like, protein MGVQFKMVGGLEPSGSNAKEKDGNDEYRDMTIIEIIENSRNDRHEEIQRELEEMKNFIEEFPTRREEFGGGLGVQPDVQREIDNPSDSGRDEGNPMASSSSLTDLQTSQPPQETEIKHFWSRTGVGMDSERERNLLISVSVGIEAYKLKILGLAIEAMKELTKMATEKQPLWQASIDGKVLSHMEYTKQFGQVDATLEMVIRKIGMQQPVQPPNLSCPTHIPALPNVEIHTQPLQTEASRETRFLLADPVHIVELLMNNDQYSPVFSNIVSKSKVLGVLSTQAQGDYNGALQVVIQMSSELHPILYEVLD, encoded by the exons ATGGGGGTGCAGTTCAAAATGGTAGGTGGGCTTGAACCTAGTGGAAGTAATGCTAAGGAGAAAGACGGTAATGATGAGTATCGGGACATGACCATAATTGAAATCATAGAAAACTCCAGAAATGATCGGCATGAAGAGATTCAACGTGAACTCGAAGAGATGAAAAA TTTCATTGAAGAATTTCCCACTCGCAGGGAGGAGTTTGGGGGAGGTTTAGGAGTTCAGCCAGATGTGCAAAGAGAG ATTGACAATCCCTCGGATAGTGGTAGGGATGAAGGAAACCCTATGGCCTCTTCCTCTTCACTTACTGATCTCCAAACTTCTCAACCTCCACAAGAAACTGAGATTAAACATTTTTGGTCTCGGACGGGAGTGGGAATGGACTCTGAGAGGGAAAGAAACCTCCTTATCTCAGTTTCAGTTGGTATTGAGGCATACAAGCTCAAAATCTTGGGCCTTGCCATTGAAGCAATGAAGGAATTAACAAAAATGGCGACCGAGAAACAGCCCTTATGGCAGGCCAGCATAGATGGTAAAGTTCTAAGCCATATGGAGTACACAAAACAATTTGGACAGGTTGATGCAACACTTGAGATGGTAATAAGAAAGATTGGGATGCAACAACCTGTACAGCCACCAAACTTGAGCTGCCCTACACATATTCCAGCTTTACCTAATGTTGAAATACATACACAGCCCCTTCAGACCGAAGCTTCCCGAGAAACTAGGTTTCTTCTTGCAGATCCAGTCCACATTGTTGAATTGCTGATGAATAAT GATCAATACTCTCCTGTGTTCTCCAACATTGTCTCAAAATCCAAGGTACTTGGAGTTCTATCAACACAAGCACAGGGGGACTACAATGGAGCTTTGCAAGTGGTAATACAAATGTCATCTGAACTTCATCCCATTTTATATGAAGTACTTGATTAG